Within Candidatus Hydrogenedentota bacterium, the genomic segment ACCCAGGTGGAGGAGATCGCGTGGGCCGACGATTCGGGCAAGACGTTCATTAATGAAGTCCGCGCGATTTCCACGTCGCCGGGGGACAACGGCCTTCGCATCGTCGACTTTCAGTCAAAGTTGACCTCCGCCGCCGGAACAATCGAGTTGAAAGGCGACTTGCAGCACGCGGGCATGCAGATCCGCATAGCGCAGGAGGTCGCGGACAAGGACGACGCCGAAACGAAAGACAAGGTCCCCGCCGAAAAAAAGTCGACGCAATACGTGCTTCCCGCCGGATCGACAGCAGAAAAGGACGACAAGGTCACCGGCGCGTGGTGGGCATGTTGTTCGTGCGAAGTGGGCGGAAAACGGTATTGGATTATTCATATGACCCACCCGAGCACGTGCGCAAACTCGCCGGTGTACTCGATTCGCGCCTACGCGCGGTTCGGTGCGTTTTGGGAACCGACGCTCGAGGAAGGAAAACCGCAACAGTATAACTTCCGCATCGTACTCTCGGAGAAACCGCTCGACGCCGCCGCGTGCCAGGCGCTCTACGATTCCTATGCAAAGTCGACTCCTACGAAATTCTAAACGGGCGTGACGCCATGATCATCGGCGTGATGAGCGACACCCACGGCAACCGGCGCCTGATGCACCAGGTCGCGGACATGATGAAGCTCAAGCACGGCGCGGAACTCATCATCCACGTTGGGGACGACTATCCCGATGCAGCCGAATTGAGATCTGTCGGGCACAATGTCGTCATGGTGCCGGGTCTCTGGTGCGACGAATACCACGACGGCCGCATTCCAAACAGTATCGTTACGCCGTGCGACGGAATTACGATTGCCGCGGCCCACGCCGAGAAGGACCTCGGCGCGCGGGAACTCGCGGCGACCATCGTGTTGACGGGCCATACGCACGTCGCGAAGATCGAGAAGCTGGGGCTTTCTATTCATGTGAACCCGGGCCATCTGAAAAATGCGAAACTCGATCGCGGCCAGCGACCTTCCTACGCAATCGTCACCACACGGCCCGATGACGTCACGGTGACGATTCACGAATTGGATGGCGCCGCGCGGTTATCCGCGTCGTATTTAAGGTCACAGTTGGCATAAACTGGATACACGGGGGGAGGCGAAAATTTTCGCTGCCGCACTCGGCGTCCTTTTCTGCATTCGGATGTGACGTTCGTGCAAAACCCAATGGAATTCCGCTGAGATGGATATGAAACGCCTCGCGATGGGGGCCAGCCTCTCCATCGCCGTGCTGATGCTCATCGGCAAGCTCGCGGCGTACTTTATCACCGGCAGCGCCGCAATCCTCTCCGACGCCGCTGAATCCGTCGTCCATATCGCCGCAACGGGCGTGGCGGGACTGAGCCTTTGGTATGCCCACCGCGCCGCCGACGATTCGCACCCCTACGGCCACGGAAAAATCGCGTACTTCTCCGCCGGCTTCGAAGGCG encodes:
- a CDS encoding PmoA family protein, whose product is MRAASFLLGVSLLCAAAFAAQFDGKDAGGHYDLVVDGQVWLRTMTPTYDPNNREETYKIYTHLFDFAGSAPITKGPGGKYTHHRGLFIGWKDTFVNSTDFDTWHMVKEACTQQHVKWAELVSNASSATQVEEIAWADDSGKTFINEVRAISTSPGDNGLRIVDFQSKLTSAAGTIELKGDLQHAGMQIRIAQEVADKDDAETKDKVPAEKKSTQYVLPAGSTAEKDDKVTGAWWACCSCEVGGKRYWIIHMTHPSTCANSPVYSIRAYARFGAFWEPTLEEGKPQQYNFRIVLSEKPLDAAACQALYDSYAKSTPTKF
- a CDS encoding YfcE family phosphodiesterase, yielding MIIGVMSDTHGNRRLMHQVADMMKLKHGAELIIHVGDDYPDAAELRSVGHNVVMVPGLWCDEYHDGRIPNSIVTPCDGITIAAAHAEKDLGARELAATIVLTGHTHVAKIEKLGLSIHVNPGHLKNAKLDRGQRPSYAIVTTRPDDVTVTIHELDGAARLSASYLRSQLA